From a region of the Daphnia magna isolate NIES linkage group LG1, ASM2063170v1.1, whole genome shotgun sequence genome:
- the LOC116928512 gene encoding probable RNA-binding protein EIF1AD, which produces MSKTTKRKHVTKEVLDGYVLPAENQKIVKVLGGKGNNLHEVETAEGEKYLVSMPTKFRKNVWIKRGDYVLIQPIQEGEKVKAEILAILYGSQIKYIQSQEKWPKEFVLPAITDVNPDISTVDTDGSSKSDDDLFVNTNRPQCIYESTDHSDSDDSSSAQPKDKDYE; this is translated from the exons AtgtcaaaaactacaaaaagaAAGCATGTCACAAAGGAAGTGTTAGATGGCTATGTTCTTCCTGCAGAAAACCAAAAGATAGTAAAG GTACTAGGAGGAAAGGGGAATAACTTGCATGAAGTAGAAACAGCAGAAGGTGAAAAATATTTAGTTTCCATGCCaacaaaatttagaaaaaatgtGTGGATTAAGCGTGGTGATTATGTCCTTATCCAGCCCATTCAGGAAGGAGAGAAAGTTAAAGCAGAAATTCTTGCTATTCTATATGGTAGCCAAATTAAATACATTCAAAGCCAGGAGAAATG GCCCAAAGAATTTGTTCTGCCTGCAATAACAGATGTAAACCCTGACATCAGTACCGTTGATACCGATGGTTCTTCCAAAAGTGATGATGATTTGTTTGTGAACACAAACAGACCTCAGTGTATTTATGAATCCACAGATCATAGTGACAGTGATGATTCAAGTTCTGCTCAACCTAAAGATAAGGATTATGAATAA
- the LOC116928497 gene encoding protein angel homolog 2 isoform X1: MFTSKIFRCTLRHILSVRCGFLCQPFCLVTADLKMSSEQKKFLRRHSSAKHHYTSSGQPIRTTGIIISGSQTYQNNPNTCGSQQRRQVHAYGCANVLIEESETHKIERNETRIRHRLSSLRKWEYTPLGKELQEQKTKQPPHSLKFTVLSYNVLAQHLLEEHIYLYRNVETEALNWDKRAERILREVTNTYADILCLQEVQTDHYDTFYVPKLTAMGFKGVYKKRTGNKRDGCAIFFRHSKFELKKSIPVEYCKPNVELLDRDNIGLIALLTPRVLQPKQVFDEDLPFIVVATTHLLYNPRRHDIKLAQLQLLFAELDRIAFDSRKANSKKTDWVSYHPTILTGDFNLTPDTSIYQFITQGSLLYKGLSRRQLTLDARGHMLENELIPPHLNITDQCQHLDSTGERTPHENFTSVKSERSKAGCSVLRFASGQLSHQLQLESAYPHRRNRLNGAKEATTYQNDWVTVDYIFHNGRETGRSNLHLLSRLGLLTGEELDALGGLPSLASPSDHLPLAARFLWNYRKA, from the exons aTGTTtacttcaaaaattttcaggTGTACCCTTCGCCATATTCTCTCGGTTAGATGCGGATTTTTGTGTCAACCGTTTTGCCTTGTGACTGCTGATTTGAAAATGTCcagtgaacaaaaaaaatttttaagaagGCATTCCAGTGCAAAACATCACTACACCTCCAGCGGTCAACCAATTAGAACAACTGGAATAATTATATCGGGATCACAAACATATCAAAACAACCCTAATACTTGTGGAAGTCAACAAAGAAGACAGGTGCATGCATATGGCTGTGCTAATGTCTTAATAGAAGAATCAGAGACTCATAAAATCGAACGTAATGAAACAAGAATCAGGCACAGACTTAGTTCCTTACGGAAATGGGAATATACACCACTTGGTAAGGAGCTTCAAgaacaaaaaaccaaacagcCTCCCCATTCTCTTAAATTTACTGTCTTGTCTTACAATGTGTTGGCACAACACCTCTTGGAAGAGCATATTTATCTCTACAGAAATGTTGAGACAGAGGCTCTTAATTGGGATAAACGTGCTGAAAGAATACTGAGAGAAGTAACAAACACCTATGCTGACATCTTATGTCTCCAAGAAGTTCAGACAGATCACTATGATACATTTTATGTTCCAAAACTCACAGCCATGGGATTCAAAGGAGTATATAAGAAACGCACCGGGAACAAACGTGACGGTTGTGCCATATTTTTCCGTCACTCGAAATTCGAATTGAAGAAAAGCATTCCGGTGGAGTATTGCAAACCAAATGTGGAGCTTCTTGACCGTGACAATATTGGTTTAATAGCGCTACTTACCCCACGCGTGTTACAGCCGAAGCAGGTTTTCGATGAAGACTTGCCTTTCATTGTAGTGGCTACCACCCATCTTCTTTACAATCCAAGGCGGCATGATATCAAGCTTGCACAATTACAATTACTCTTCGCAGAATTAGATCGAATCGCCTTCGATTCACGGAAAGCAAACTCTAAGAAGACTGACTGGGTATCTTATCATCCTACTATCCTGACCGGAGATTTTAATTTGACACCGGATACCAGCATCTACCAGTTCATTACGCAGGGTTCTCTGCTATACAAAGGCCTGAGTAGACGGCAATTGACTCTTGACGCTCGAGGGCATATGCTTGAAAATGAACTTATACCACCACACCTCAACATCACAGACCAATGTCAACATCTCGATTCTACCGGAGAACGCACCCCTCATGAAAACTTTACGAGTGTGAAATCAGAGCGATCTAAAGCCGGGTGTTCCGTTTTACGCTTCGCAAGTGGTCAACTGTCACATCAGCTTCAGCTGGAGTCGGCTTATCCACATCGGAGAAATCGTCTTAACGGAGCTAAGGAGGCCACTACTTACCAAAACGATTGGGTGACAGTTGACTACATTTTTCATAA CGGTCGTGAGACCGGCAGATCGAATCTGCATCTACTTAGTCGTTTGGGATTGCTCACTGGAGAAGAATTAGATGCGCTTGGGGGGTTACCTTCACTGGCTTCACCTTCTGATCATTTACCATTGGCCGCCCGCTTTCTCTGGAATTATAGAAAAGCATAA
- the LOC116928497 gene encoding protein angel homolog 2 isoform X2 → MTCTLRHILSVRCGFLCQPFCLVTADLKMSSEQKKFLRRHSSAKHHYTSSGQPIRTTGIIISGSQTYQNNPNTCGSQQRRQVHAYGCANVLIEESETHKIERNETRIRHRLSSLRKWEYTPLGKELQEQKTKQPPHSLKFTVLSYNVLAQHLLEEHIYLYRNVETEALNWDKRAERILREVTNTYADILCLQEVQTDHYDTFYVPKLTAMGFKGVYKKRTGNKRDGCAIFFRHSKFELKKSIPVEYCKPNVELLDRDNIGLIALLTPRVLQPKQVFDEDLPFIVVATTHLLYNPRRHDIKLAQLQLLFAELDRIAFDSRKANSKKTDWVSYHPTILTGDFNLTPDTSIYQFITQGSLLYKGLSRRQLTLDARGHMLENELIPPHLNITDQCQHLDSTGERTPHENFTSVKSERSKAGCSVLRFASGQLSHQLQLESAYPHRRNRLNGAKEATTYQNDWVTVDYIFHNGRETGRSNLHLLSRLGLLTGEELDALGGLPSLASPSDHLPLAARFLWNYRKA, encoded by the exons ATGAC gTGTACCCTTCGCCATATTCTCTCGGTTAGATGCGGATTTTTGTGTCAACCGTTTTGCCTTGTGACTGCTGATTTGAAAATGTCcagtgaacaaaaaaaatttttaagaagGCATTCCAGTGCAAAACATCACTACACCTCCAGCGGTCAACCAATTAGAACAACTGGAATAATTATATCGGGATCACAAACATATCAAAACAACCCTAATACTTGTGGAAGTCAACAAAGAAGACAGGTGCATGCATATGGCTGTGCTAATGTCTTAATAGAAGAATCAGAGACTCATAAAATCGAACGTAATGAAACAAGAATCAGGCACAGACTTAGTTCCTTACGGAAATGGGAATATACACCACTTGGTAAGGAGCTTCAAgaacaaaaaaccaaacagcCTCCCCATTCTCTTAAATTTACTGTCTTGTCTTACAATGTGTTGGCACAACACCTCTTGGAAGAGCATATTTATCTCTACAGAAATGTTGAGACAGAGGCTCTTAATTGGGATAAACGTGCTGAAAGAATACTGAGAGAAGTAACAAACACCTATGCTGACATCTTATGTCTCCAAGAAGTTCAGACAGATCACTATGATACATTTTATGTTCCAAAACTCACAGCCATGGGATTCAAAGGAGTATATAAGAAACGCACCGGGAACAAACGTGACGGTTGTGCCATATTTTTCCGTCACTCGAAATTCGAATTGAAGAAAAGCATTCCGGTGGAGTATTGCAAACCAAATGTGGAGCTTCTTGACCGTGACAATATTGGTTTAATAGCGCTACTTACCCCACGCGTGTTACAGCCGAAGCAGGTTTTCGATGAAGACTTGCCTTTCATTGTAGTGGCTACCACCCATCTTCTTTACAATCCAAGGCGGCATGATATCAAGCTTGCACAATTACAATTACTCTTCGCAGAATTAGATCGAATCGCCTTCGATTCACGGAAAGCAAACTCTAAGAAGACTGACTGGGTATCTTATCATCCTACTATCCTGACCGGAGATTTTAATTTGACACCGGATACCAGCATCTACCAGTTCATTACGCAGGGTTCTCTGCTATACAAAGGCCTGAGTAGACGGCAATTGACTCTTGACGCTCGAGGGCATATGCTTGAAAATGAACTTATACCACCACACCTCAACATCACAGACCAATGTCAACATCTCGATTCTACCGGAGAACGCACCCCTCATGAAAACTTTACGAGTGTGAAATCAGAGCGATCTAAAGCCGGGTGTTCCGTTTTACGCTTCGCAAGTGGTCAACTGTCACATCAGCTTCAGCTGGAGTCGGCTTATCCACATCGGAGAAATCGTCTTAACGGAGCTAAGGAGGCCACTACTTACCAAAACGATTGGGTGACAGTTGACTACATTTTTCATAA CGGTCGTGAGACCGGCAGATCGAATCTGCATCTACTTAGTCGTTTGGGATTGCTCACTGGAGAAGAATTAGATGCGCTTGGGGGGTTACCTTCACTGGCTTCACCTTCTGATCATTTACCATTGGCCGCCCGCTTTCTCTGGAATTATAGAAAAGCATAA